One Fusobacterium varium genomic window, AAATGAAGAGGAAGCAGCGAAAAAGTTTGCTGCTAATCTGAATAAAAATAAAGCTATAGTAACAAGCGTAGAAAATAAAGAAGTAAAAAAATATCCAGGTAAATTATTTTCTTTATCAAAGCTACAGAGCTTTTTATCAAAAAACAATAAAATGAGTTTTTCTACATCAGAGAAAATCATTCAGGAACTTTACCAGAAAGGATATATCACATATCCAAGAACTAATACAGAATACCTAGCAGAGAACGAAAAAGACAAGGTAAAAGAAATAATTGGGAAGCTTCCTGAAGAACTTGACCTTGATTTTAAAGATACTAAAAAAATATTTGATAGTTCTAAGGTAGAAAGTCATAGTGCAATTACCATAACTACTAAAATACCAAAAGAAGAGGATATAACAGATGAAAAAGAAAAAATTGTATACAAAGCTGTATTTAATAGATTTGTGAGCAATTTTCTAAAAGAAGAAACAATTATAAGTCAAGTTATTGCAACAATCAAGGTAGGAGATGAAACATTTGAGTTCAAAGGGGAAACAGTAAAACAAGAAGGTTTTCTAAAATATGAACCACAAAAGATAGAAAATAATCTACCAAAGTTTAAAGAAGGAGATAGCTACAAGGTAGATTTTAAACCAATAAAGAAGAAAACAAGTCCTCCTAAAGCTGTTACAGAAGAGGAACTAGCTAACTACCTAAAAAATCCATTTAGAACAGAAAAAACAACAGAAGATGAAGAGTATAAGGCAATTTTTGAAGGAGTAGAGATAGGAACAGAAGCCACAAGAACTGGAATAATAGAAAATGCAAAGCATAATAACTATATCTCACAAAAAGGCTCTAATTTCTCTTTAGAACCATTAGGGGAAAAGTTGATAGAAATACTTGATAAGTTGAACATAAACCTCTACAAAGACAAAACTGTAGAGTTTAGTAAGATTTTAAAGAAAGTCTACAGAGGGGAAACAGGGATAGATGAATTAATAGAGATAACCAAAAAAGAATTGGAAGAAATAATAAAAACAGATATAGAGATAGAAAAGATAAATAGAGAAGATTTAAAAGAGGACTTAGGAGAATGCCCTATGTGTAAAACAGGGAAAATTTATGAAAATAAGACAAAAGAGGGAAATAAAACATTCTACAGTTGCTCAAATAAAGACTGCAAGTTTTTTATGTGGGAAGACACAAAATATTATCAAAGTCCTATAAAAGTAACTAAAGCAAAGCTAAAATCATTGTTAGCTGGTAAAAAAGTAGCTTTTAAACTTATAAGTAAAGCAGGTAAAGAATATGAGATGTATTTGAAATTACAAGTAGATGGAAAATTTGTAAATTTCAAAGATGATGGATTTGTTAATAAAAAGAAAAAATAAAGGAGATATTCCTATAAGTATATCTTCTTTTATTAGAAAACTAGAAATAAATGAGAAGTATTATGAGCATTATTTATTAATTTAAGGGGGAAATATGGAAAAAGAAACTGAAAAAAATATTTATTATGACTACCATAAAAATGGAAAAGTTGAAAGAACTATAGAAAGATTAGAAGATGGAGGACTTATTACAAGGGAGTATTCAGAACGTGGAAAACTTATATCAACGAGAGAAGAAAAAGAAAACAGTATCATAAATAAAGAATATTACAGATCAGGAATATTAAAGAGTGAGGAAAGCTACTCTCGAGTGGAAGAAAATGGAGAACATCATGTATATGGAAATATAAAAGATTATTATAGTAATGGAAATTTAGAAAGTGAGATAACAACTGTAGATTCCCTTTATCATGGAGAATATAAAAAATATCACCCAAGTGGTGTTTTAGAACATGAAAGAACTTATGAAAATGGAAAGGGATTAAATAATTTTAAATTCTATAAAGAAAATGGAAAACTAGAATATGACCATGAAAAATCTGAAAATAGCTTTATTAATAAACTACATTCCTTTATTTTTAAAAGAAATAAAGAAAAAGAAAATTTGGAAGAAAAAGAGACTTATATTTGGCGTTCTTATACAGATGGAGCAAGTCCACAGGACTTAGTTTACAAGGAAATAGAAGATAGAAAGAATGAAATTATTTATAAAGGCTTGGAAAAAGAAGAAGCTGGATTAGAAAATGACAAAGTAATATCACATGAAAAAAACAAAGAAAATAAGGAACTAGACAACGTTTATAAAGAATATTATGACAATGGAAGTTTAAAACTAGAATATGAAAATAGAATATCTAAAGAATACTATCAAGATGGAAAACTTAAAAGTAGCAAGGAATATGATGAAAATTTAGAAGCAGATGGAACTTGGAAGTTTTATGAAAAAGATGGGTCTGTAAATAGAATGGAGGTATATGCAGGAGGCGAATTATTAGAAATAAGTCAAAAAGAATATGGGACAACAGAAATAGGGTATGTGCATTATGTCTATAATGGATATAATGAGGTACAAAGAAAGGAATACGCTCCTAATGAAGATGAATATATAAAGATTTATTATGAAGATGGAGGAGCAAAAGACATATATCATGAAAGAGATGGAATGACTTTCTATACAAGACGAAATGAAAATGATGAAATAGTGGCAAAAGGGACATTTGATGAGGAAATGAGAAAAGTAGGGGACTGGGTAACATTAGATAAAACTAATACTCCAACAAATATAAAAACCTATGATGAAGATATTCTGATAAAAGAGGTAAATTATAAAAATGGAATACTAAATGGACCAATGAGAGAATATGACAAGGGAACAGGAGAGTTAATATCAGAAAAGGTATTTAAAGGTG contains:
- the topB gene encoding DNA topoisomerase III, whose protein sequence is MEKILIIAEKPSLAKTIAGALKAYTRQDGYYENDKYIVSFAFGHLFELYDVEKYLGVEKLPWKDTKLPFIPEEFKFNLKNDDGVKKQFGILKNLVEKEEIKEIVNCGDADREGQLIIDLIIANIGTNKPVKRLWLPEQTEETIRKQMNSLEDNSKYKNLYDEGIARTYLDWLLGINITRYMTVKSGTLLRAGRVLIPVVKFIYDRDMAIRNFKVENYYQVESPLKIEDIDLILSIKDKKFNENEEEAAKKFAANLNKNKAIVTSVENKEVKKYPGKLFSLSKLQSFLSKNNKMSFSTSEKIIQELYQKGYITYPRTNTEYLAENEKDKVKEIIGKLPEELDLDFKDTKKIFDSSKVESHSAITITTKIPKEEDITDEKEKIVYKAVFNRFVSNFLKEETIISQVIATIKVGDETFEFKGETVKQEGFLKYEPQKIENNLPKFKEGDSYKVDFKPIKKKTSPPKAVTEEELANYLKNPFRTEKTTEDEEYKAIFEGVEIGTEATRTGIIENAKHNNYISQKGSNFSLEPLGEKLIEILDKLNINLYKDKTVEFSKILKKVYRGETGIDELIEITKKELEEIIKTDIEIEKINREDLKEDLGECPMCKTGKIYENKTKEGNKTFYSCSNKDCKFFMWEDTKYYQSPIKVTKAKLKSLLAGKKVAFKLISKAGKEYEMYLKLQVDGKFVNFKDDGFVNKKKK